CGCGGCGCTTTCTTACCCCGGTCCGCCGGCCACCCGGTCCGCGGCCAGTGATCGGGCCACGGCCTCGGCGGCCTTGATGCCGTCGACCGCCGCCGACAGGATGCCACCGGCGTAGCCGGCGCCCTCGCCTGTGGGGTAGAGGCCACGGGTATTGCGGCTTTGGTGATCATCGTTGCGGGTGATGCGCAGCGGGGCGGATGTGCGTGTCTCGACGCCGGTCAAGACGGCATCGGGGAGTGCGAAGCCTGTTATCTTGCGCGCGAACGCTGGCAGGGCCTCACGCAGGGCGTCGATGGCATAGCCGGGCAGGGCCTCGCCCAGGTCGCCGAAGCGCACCCCGGGCTGGTAGGAGGGGATGACATCGCCGGGCCCGTGACTCGCCCGGCCTTCGAGGAAGTCCGCGAGACGTTGGGCCGGGGCCTCGTAGGTCCCCCCGCCCAGGGCGAACGCCTGTTCCTCCCAATGGCGCTGGAAGGCCACTCCGGCGAGGACGTCGTCGCCGGCGAAGTCGGCCGCTGTCACGCCCACCACGATGGCACTATTGGCGTTGCGCTCGTTGCGCGAATATTGGCTCATGCCGTTGGTGACCACCCGCCCCGGCTCGGAGGCCGCGGCCACCACCGTACCGCCCGGGCACATGCAGAAACTGTAGACCGGGCGGCCGTTGGAGGCGCGGTAGGCGAGCTTGTAATCGGCGGCGCCAAGCAGCGGGTGACCCGCGTGGCGCCCGAAGCGGCAACGATCGATGAGCGATTGCGGGTGCTCTATGCGCAGGCCGATCGCAAACGGCTTGGGTTCCAGGAATACCCCGCGCTCGTGCAGCATAGCGAAGGTGTCGCGCGCGCTATGGCCTATGGCGAGTATGACGTGACTGGCCTCGAGGGTGCGGCCGTCGGCGAGCGTGAGAGCGCGCATGGCGCCGCCCGTACGGTCGATGTCGACCACCCGGCTTTCGAAACGGACCTCTCCGCCCAGATGTTCAATGGTCGCGCGCATGCGCTCGACGACCCCCACCAGGCGGAAGGTGCCGATGTGGGGCTTGCTGATCGTGAGGATCTCGGGGGGTGCGCCGGCGCGCACGAACTCCTCCAGGACCTTATGCCCGTAGTGATAGGGATCGCTGATCTGGCTATGGAGCTTGCCGTCGGAAAAGGTCCCGGCGCCCCCCTCGCCGAATTGCACATTCGACTCCGGGTTCAGCACCTTCCCACGCCACAAGGCGAAGGTATCGGCGGTGCGTGCGCGGACCGGCTTGCCGCGCTCTAGGATGATGGGGCAAAGGCCCATCTGTGCGAGCAAGAGTCCCGCGAACAGGCCGGCGGGTCCGAGGCCCACGACCACCGGCCGCGGGCGTGGCGGACGGGATGCATGCACCGGCGGCTGGTAGCGGGTGTCGGGGCGCGCGACGATGCGCGGGTCTTTGTGGTGACGCGCCAGCAGTCGTGCATCGTCACCTGTGGTCACATCGATCGTGTAGACGAGCATGATGCGATCCGGCTTTCGCGCATCATAGCCGCGGCGGGCGATGGTGTAAGAGCGCAGCTCGGCCGCCGGCACGCGGAGCGCTCGGGTGATGGCGATACGTAGCGCGTGTTCGTCGTGATCCAAGGGGAGTCGGACTTCAAGCAGCCGT
The DNA window shown above is from Acidiferrobacter sp. SPIII_3 and carries:
- a CDS encoding NAD(P)/FAD-dependent oxidoreductase, which gives rise to MLRLLEVRLPLDHDEHALRIAITRALRVPAAELRSYTIARRGYDARKPDRIMLVYTIDVTTGDDARLLARHHKDPRIVARPDTRYQPPVHASRPPRPRPVVVGLGPAGLFAGLLLAQMGLCPIILERGKPVRARTADTFALWRGKVLNPESNVQFGEGGAGTFSDGKLHSQISDPYHYGHKVLEEFVRAGAPPEILTISKPHIGTFRLVGVVERMRATIEHLGGEVRFESRVVDIDRTGGAMRALTLADGRTLEASHVILAIGHSARDTFAMLHERGVFLEPKPFAIGLRIEHPQSLIDRCRFGRHAGHPLLGAADYKLAYRASNGRPVYSFCMCPGGTVVAAASEPGRVVTNGMSQYSRNERNANSAIVVGVTAADFAGDDVLAGVAFQRHWEEQAFALGGGTYEAPAQRLADFLEGRASHGPGDVIPSYQPGVRFGDLGEALPGYAIDALREALPAFARKITGFALPDAVLTGVETRTSAPLRITRNDDHQSRNTRGLYPTGEGAGYAGGILSAAVDGIKAAEAVARSLAADRVAGGPG